One uncultured Draconibacterium sp. genomic window, TAATCCTATCCGAGTCAACCAGCACTTGTATTGAATTCATAATTGCGAATAAGCTAAAACTTCCGAATTTAGTTAAATTGCACGAGCAAAATTTCTTCAATCCGATTTTTGAACATCAAACATGAACAGTACGATAAAAATCACACTTCAACCGCTTGGTAAAATAGTAGAAGTAAACCAGGGAACCCCACTCATTGATGTGTTACACGAATTTGGTGTTGAATTTCCGTGCGGAGGGAAAGGTACTTGTGGTGCCTGCAAAGTAAAACTGCTCAGCGGAAATTTGGATGTTGATGCAATGCAGGAGAAACGACTGCAAAAACTAAAACTGGATAACGACTGGCGGCTGGCTTGTTTTTGCAGCGCCCTGTCGGACATTACTCTGGAAATCTCGCAATTCGAACACATTATTTTAGCCGACAATTCCACTTTCGATTTTAAACCGCAAAGCGGTTATGGAATTGCAGTTGATTTGGGAACTACAACTGTTGTGGCTCAGCTGGTCAATCTCGAAAACGGCCACATTCTCGACTCTGTTTCGGATGTAAATCCACAAGCTAAATTTGGCGGCGATTTAATTGCCCGCATTCAATCTTGTCTGGATGGAAACCAGGAAGAAATGCAGCACCTGATTCGTACCAAAATAGCTTCGATGATTGACTCCATGCTGAAAAGAAATCGGGTTGCAGTTGCCAAAATTGCTTTGGTTGGAAATACGGTAATGCAGCATATTTTTTGTGGGTTAAATGTTCAGCCTCTCTCATTTTATCCGTTTGAAATAAAAGAACCAGGCGCGAAAGCATTTTCTGCAAAAGAGTTGAGTTGGGAAATACCGGGTGCTCCAGGCATCACATTTCATACTTCAATTGGGAGTTTTGTGGGCAGCGATATTCTGGCCGGAATTGCCGCCACAAAAATGGCTGAACAGGAAGCGTTTTCCATTCTCATCGACCTGGGTACCAATGGTGAAATTGTGGTTGGAAACCGGGAAAAGATTGTTTGCGCTTCCACTGCTGCAGGACCTGCATTTGAAGGGGCTAAAATCAACCAGGGTATGCGTGCCACTACCGGCGCCATTTCTTCTGTAACCCACGAAAACGGACTACTTAAAAGTCATGTAATTGGCAAAGTAGAAGCCAAAGGCATTTGTGGAAGTGGGTTGATTGATATTGTTGCCATTCTGCTGGAACAACAACAAATCGGGATGTTCGGAGAAATCAATTCAGGCGAAGAAATAATTCCACTCACCCGCAACATATCGCTTACCCAACAGGACATTCGCGAATTCCAGCTGGCAAAAGGTGCCATTGCTACGGGCGTACAAATGTTACTTAATCAGCTCTCTATTTCAATATCCGAAGTTGGGAATGTGTTTATAGCCGGTGGATTTGGAAATTTTCTGAACATTAAAAATGTGATAAGAACCGGGTTGATCGAAGCGGAAGAAGAAAAAATCATCAAATTAGGCAATACCGCATTAATTGGAGCGAAAATATTTTTGTTTGAGGATGAAAATTTCACACAGGGTATTTTGAAAAAAACAACTCATTTAAACCTGGAAGGAGATGGTTCGTTTCAGGATATTTATATCGAAAAAATGATGTTACTGTAAACTCAATGTCATTTCGAAGGAGTTAGCGACTGAGAAATCCCTCTTTTATGAAACAGATTTCTCCTCATTCTTCGTCGAAATGACAGCTTAATTTCTATTTAACCAACTCCTTTGTTGAAAGCAGACCGCAGGCGGCGTAAATATCTTCGCCGCGCGATGCTCGTATTGTAGTAAGTATTCCCTTATTATTGAGCTTTTCCTTAAACTGAAGAATGGTTCTCTCGCCGGGACTTTTAAGTGGTGTTCCCGGAACCGGGTGAAAACGAATCAGATTTATCCGGCACTTTAATCCATCCAGTAGACGAACCAGCTCGTTAACATGGGCAGGAGTGTCATTTAATCCTTCAAATAGAATGTACTCAAACGAAACCCGTCGTTGACGGCCAAAATCCCAGCTTTTAATTTCCTCTATCACCTCTTCAATGGGGTAAGCCACTTGTATTGGCATTATCTTTTGGCGTTCTTCGTGAAAAGGAGTATGCAAACTTACAGCCAGATGCGCGTCACTTTTTTCGAGAAAAGTGAGCATGCCCGGAATTATTCCAATGGTGGAAACAGTTATTCTGCGCGGACTCATGGCAAATCCCCATTCCGAAGTCAGAATCTCGAGGCTTTTTAATACTTCATCCAGATTGTCGAAAGGTTCGCCCATGCCCATATATACAATATTCGAAACATCTTCCACCTCATCAATACTTCGAATTTGATTGATTATTTCGCCGGCCGAAAGATGTCCCTGGAATCCTTGTTTAGCAGTAAAACAAAACAAACAACCCATTTTACATCCCACCTGCGAACTCACGCAAACCGTTTTTCGATCGCGTTCGGGAATCATCGCCGTTTCAATAAATTTATTCTGAATGGTTGGAAAAAGGTATTTTTTAGTTCCATCAACACTGGCCTGTACTTTGGTGTAGGCGGTTAAACCAAACTCATATTTTTCGTTTAAAAGCTCGCGCGCCTTAAGCGAAAGATTTGACATTTCGTCGATTGATGAAATTTGTTTTTTATACAGCCAATCCGTTATTTGTTTGGCCGTGAATTTTAGTAATCCCAATTCCACAACCATCTCCTGCAACTCCGATAATGTTTTTCCAAACAAGCTCTCTTTCATACCCTAATTTTGATGCAAAGATAACTCAAAAAATTTTTGATGCTGTATTATCCTTCCCTTTGATATATACTCCAATTTTTTTGCACCGTTCTTTAGAGCGGTGTTAAAAACATAAAAATCGGCTTAGCCTGGCCAACAAGATATCACCGCCTTAAAAGACGGTGCAAAATACAGGCGCCAATTTGTTTCAAATGTAGATCACAGGTTTGTAAACAATAAATCGATATAAGAGTTTTACTCCATCAACGATTTTCTGAAATCCGGCGCTTCACGATGTTTTGTCAGCTGTTCGAAAGCATAGGCAATTTCCAGCAAAACCGGTTCGCTCCAGGCCCGGCCAAAAAACGAAATTCCAATGGGCAGCCCTTCAACAAATCCCATGGGAACTGTGATATTCGGATATCCGGAGATGGCTGCCGGCGAAGAACTTCCTCCCGTAAAACTGTCGCCATTTACCCAATCGATGCTCCATGTTGGCCCATTTGTCGGAGCAATCAGTGCATCCAGATTGTGCTCGTCCATCAAGGCATCAATTCCTTCTTTGCCTGCAAATCGTTTAGATTCTTCCAATGCTTTCAGGTAATCTTCCGAACTTAAATCACCCTTTTCCTGTGCCTCAATAAAAATCTCCTGACCGAACCATGGCATCTCTTTATCCGCATTGGCATTATTAAACTCAATCAGTTCTGCCAGCGACTTTCTTGGTGCCGACGGATATTCCGCCAGGTATTTATTTAAATCGGCTTTAAACTCATACAACAATACTTCGTACGAGGGCTGTCCCCATTTTCGGTTATTTTCGAATTTCAAATCCTCCACCAGTTCCATCCCGTTTTTCTGCATCGTTTGAACGGCTTCAATAAACAAAGCTTTCACCTTTTCATTCGAAGGAATCAATTGCGAAGCAATGCCAATTCGCTTTCCTTTTAAACCGTCGGCTTTCAGAAATGGAGTATAATCATTGTAAATTTTGCCTTGCTCCAAATGAGTTTCTCCGTCGTTCGGATCGAACTCTGCCAGAGCGCCCAACAAAATGGCAGCGTCGGAAACATTGCGACACATCGGGCCAGCTGTGTCCTGACTATGAGCGATGGGAATAATTCCACGCCGACTCCACATTCCCAGAGTTGGCTTGATACCAACCACACCATTTATTCCCGAAGGACAAACAATGGAGCCGTTGGTTTCGGTACCGATCCCGATGGTGCAAAGATTGCCCGAAACAGCTGCCCCGGTGCCTGAACTTGAACCACAAGGACTTCGATCCAAACAAAAGGGATTGCGTACCTGTCCGCCTCGTCCGCTCCACCCGCTGGAAGAGTTGGTAGAACGAAAATTAGCCCATTCGCTCAGGTTGGTTTTTCCCAATAAAACAGCTCCTGCTTCGCGCAGTTTTTTAACGATAAACGCATCTTCTTCAACCA contains:
- a CDS encoding ASKHA domain-containing protein gives rise to the protein MNSTIKITLQPLGKIVEVNQGTPLIDVLHEFGVEFPCGGKGTCGACKVKLLSGNLDVDAMQEKRLQKLKLDNDWRLACFCSALSDITLEISQFEHIILADNSTFDFKPQSGYGIAVDLGTTTVVAQLVNLENGHILDSVSDVNPQAKFGGDLIARIQSCLDGNQEEMQHLIRTKIASMIDSMLKRNRVAVAKIALVGNTVMQHIFCGLNVQPLSFYPFEIKEPGAKAFSAKELSWEIPGAPGITFHTSIGSFVGSDILAGIAATKMAEQEAFSILIDLGTNGEIVVGNREKIVCASTAAGPAFEGAKINQGMRATTGAISSVTHENGLLKSHVIGKVEAKGICGSGLIDIVAILLEQQQIGMFGEINSGEEIIPLTRNISLTQQDIREFQLAKGAIATGVQMLLNQLSISISEVGNVFIAGGFGNFLNIKNVIRTGLIEAEEEKIIKLGNTALIGAKIFLFEDENFTQGILKKTTHLNLEGDGSFQDIYIEKMMLL
- the rlmN gene encoding 23S rRNA (adenine(2503)-C(2))-methyltransferase RlmN; translation: MKESLFGKTLSELQEMVVELGLLKFTAKQITDWLYKKQISSIDEMSNLSLKARELLNEKYEFGLTAYTKVQASVDGTKKYLFPTIQNKFIETAMIPERDRKTVCVSSQVGCKMGCLFCFTAKQGFQGHLSAGEIINQIRSIDEVEDVSNIVYMGMGEPFDNLDEVLKSLEILTSEWGFAMSPRRITVSTIGIIPGMLTFLEKSDAHLAVSLHTPFHEERQKIMPIQVAYPIEEVIEEIKSWDFGRQRRVSFEYILFEGLNDTPAHVNELVRLLDGLKCRINLIRFHPVPGTPLKSPGERTILQFKEKLNNKGILTTIRASRGEDIYAACGLLSTKELVK
- a CDS encoding amidase encodes the protein MKRRSFFKTTALGGSVVALSGVSACVSNDQIKAEINLADFELNEISVTELQQKMKAGELSSETICQKYLDRIAVVDPHLKAVIELNPDSLSIAKSLDEERKNGKVRGPLHGIPIMIKDNIDTGDKMQTTAGSLALVGNVVEEDAFIVKKLREAGAVLLGKTNLSEWANFRSTNSSSGWSGRGGQVRNPFCLDRSPCGSSSGTGAAVSGNLCTIGIGTETNGSIVCPSGINGVVGIKPTLGMWSRRGIIPIAHSQDTAGPMCRNVSDAAILLGALAEFDPNDGETHLEQGKIYNDYTPFLKADGLKGKRIGIASQLIPSNEKVKALFIEAVQTMQKNGMELVEDLKFENNRKWGQPSYEVLLYEFKADLNKYLAEYPSAPRKSLAELIEFNNANADKEMPWFGQEIFIEAQEKGDLSSEDYLKALEESKRFAGKEGIDALMDEHNLDALIAPTNGPTWSIDWVNGDSFTGGSSSPAAISGYPNITVPMGFVEGLPIGISFFGRAWSEPVLLEIAYAFEQLTKHREAPDFRKSLME